A window from Candidatus Poseidoniia archaeon encodes these proteins:
- a CDS encoding molybdopterin molybdotransferase MoeA — MGFRPFDELISLARARELVLAAAQPLEASEGVGLAAAAGRVLATPVVADRDVPGFDRSAMDGYAMRAADVADATPAEPVRLALLEAVHAGHLPRGTLGAGSCIQVATGAPLPEGAEAVVKVEDTAREGDAVLVRVAVERGKHVVPRGEDMRAGDEVLSPGMVLTPARVGVLAALGLAQALVFRRPRVMVLPTGTELVPPGRPLEAGQVYDSNAPALVPLVQQAGGVAERTPVLGDEQGVLEKALCTAAGSSDIVVVTGGSSVGERDLLAPAMERLGSIEFHGVAVKPGKPMLCGRLDGALVLGLPGNPTSCLLTAWLFLRPALRQMARLPPDLRRCRTATLAAAVRAVQGRDQLMLVRLEGAGDALRATPCYRGSGAIMSMALADGVVALPAGAGAGTGEQVEVDLL, encoded by the coding sequence ATGGGGTTCAGACCCTTCGACGAGCTGATTTCGCTGGCGCGGGCGCGGGAGCTGGTGCTGGCGGCCGCGCAGCCGCTGGAAGCGAGCGAGGGTGTGGGGCTGGCCGCAGCGGCCGGCCGGGTGCTGGCGACGCCGGTGGTAGCCGACCGCGACGTGCCCGGCTTCGACCGCTCGGCGATGGATGGCTACGCGATGCGGGCGGCTGATGTAGCCGACGCGACGCCTGCGGAGCCAGTGCGGCTGGCGCTGCTCGAGGCGGTCCACGCCGGCCACCTGCCGCGCGGCACGCTTGGCGCCGGCAGCTGCATCCAGGTCGCCACCGGGGCGCCGCTACCGGAGGGCGCGGAGGCGGTGGTGAAGGTCGAGGATACTGCTCGCGAAGGCGATGCCGTGCTGGTGCGCGTCGCGGTGGAGCGGGGCAAGCACGTCGTCCCGCGGGGCGAAGACATGCGTGCCGGCGACGAAGTGCTCTCGCCGGGGATGGTGCTGACGCCGGCCCGGGTGGGGGTGCTGGCGGCGCTGGGGCTGGCGCAGGCGCTGGTATTCCGCCGCCCGCGGGTAATGGTGCTGCCGACCGGCACCGAACTGGTGCCACCGGGCCGCCCGCTGGAAGCGGGGCAGGTGTACGATTCCAACGCCCCCGCGCTGGTGCCGCTGGTACAGCAGGCGGGCGGAGTAGCGGAGCGCACGCCAGTGCTGGGCGACGAGCAGGGAGTGCTGGAAAAGGCGCTCTGTACGGCGGCCGGGAGCAGCGATATCGTGGTGGTCACCGGCGGCTCCAGCGTCGGCGAGCGCGACCTGCTGGCGCCCGCCATGGAGCGGCTCGGGAGCATCGAGTTCCACGGCGTCGCCGTCAAACCGGGGAAGCCGATGCTCTGCGGCCGGCTGGACGGCGCGCTAGTGCTGGGGCTGCCGGGCAACCCGACGTCGTGCCTGCTGACTGCGTGGCTCTTCCTGCGTCCCGCACTGCGCCAGATGGCGCGGCTACCGCCCGACTTGCGACGCTGCCGGACGGCGACGCTTGCCGCCGCCGTGCGAGCGGTGCAGGGGCGCGACCAGCTCATGCTGGTGCGGCTGGAAGGGGCGGGCGACGCGCTGCGCGCCACCCCTTGCTACCGCGGCTCGGGCGCGATTATGTCGATGGCGCTGGCCGACGGGGTGGTGGCGCTTCCGGCTGGCGCCGGCGCCGGTACCGGCGAGCAGGTCGAAGTGGATCTGCTCTAG